From the Corynebacterium sp. P3-F1 genome, the window AGCTCGAAGACGCCTACGAGACGTTCGTCCAGGGCAACCCGTGGGCGAAAGAATTCGACCTGTCCCCCAAATCCGTCGTGCGCGACATGCTCGAGCACGCCATGACATTCTCCGACGTCATCGCCACCTACGGTCTCGCACGCAGCGAAGGCGTCGTCCTGCGCTACCTCACCGACGCATGGCGCACCCTGTCGCACTCCATCCCCGACGCCTACATGACGCAGCGTCTCGACGACATCATCGTCTGGCTCGGCGAGCTCATCCGCCAGGTCGATTCATCGCTTATCGACGAATGGGCCCACATGACCGACGACACCACCCCCATCAGCCGCGACGACCTAGAACGCGAACTGGCCTTCGGTGTGGAGGATCCGACAGCGCTCACCGCCAACCGTCGCGCCTTCACCATCATGGTGCGCAACTATTTCTTCCGTCTCGTGGAACTCTTCGCCTACGAGAAAGAGAAGGAACTGGCGGACATGCTCGACTACATGGACTTGGCCGACCAACCGGACTGGCCAGCTCTCATGGACGACTACTTCGACGAGTACGACGACGTCGACCTCGATGCCGACGCCCGCGGCCCCGAATATTTCGCCCTCACCGATGCCGATCCTGGCTCACGTTCGTGGACCGTCACCCAGATCATTAAAGACCCAGATGGCGACAACGCGTTCCAGCTGCACGGCACCGTCGACCTTGATGCGTCCGACGCCGCCGGCGAGGTTCGGCTGAGCTCGCTAGAAATGTGCCACTGACCCGCGACAACCCTGGATTGAGCCACGAACACCCATGATTGAGTCGCGCGCGTGCAAAAAATAATTCCTAATTTCGTCCTACAACCTATCAATCCTTGTACTTTGAGAACATGAACAACAAGGAGTACCGCCCGACGCTGGCTCAAATCCGCACATTCGTCACCATCGCGGAGCACCGTCATTTTGGAACCGCGGCGAACCAGCTGCAGATCTCCCAGCCCTCGCTATCCCAGGCGCTCGTCGCCCTCGAAACAGGTTTGGGAATCCAGCTCATTGAGCGCTCCACCCGCAAAGTCATTGTCACCCCGGTCGGCGAGAGACTCCTGCCCTACGCGCAAGCGACGCTCGAAGCCGCCGAATCCTTCGTCCAGCACTCCCGCGGGGCACAGGGCGTGCTCACCGGACAGCTCACCCTGGGCATCATTCCCACAATCGCGCCGTACCTCCTTCCTGAGCTCCTTAGCATCGCCCAGGACCGCTACCCCGGCCTCGAGCCGAAGTTCGTGGAGGAGACCACCCCGGCGCTCATGGAGCAACTGCGCAGCGGCCAGCTAGACGCCGCCCTCATCGCTTTCCCCACCGGCGCGACAGGCTTGACCGAAATCCCCCTCTACACCGAGGACTTCGCCATCGCTGTCGCAGACAACCACCCACTAGCTGGCCGCGACGATGTCACGCTTTCTGAGCTTGACCAGTTGAACATGCTGCTCATGGACGACGGCCACTGCCTGCGCGACCAGATCATGGACCTGTGCCGCACAGCCAACCTCGACATGGCAGGAATGGCCGATTCCGTCACCCGGGCATCCTCTCTCACCACCATCATCCAGCTCGTCTCCGCTGGCTACGGTGCCACCCTGCTCCCCGTTAGTGCCGTGCCCGTCGAGTGCGCCCGCCCCAACGTCTCCGTCGCGCGCTTCGCCCCTAACGTCACAGCATCCCGAAATGTCGGTCTCGTGCACCGCTCCTCCTCCACACGCTCCGACGACTTCGTCGCCCTCGGAAAACTCATAGCGGATGCCTTCCAGGCGACCGTCGATAAGCGTGCCTAAGGCAGTTACGCGCTAGCCCCGCGCTGCGTGCGGGTACACTCGCGCGTTGACTATGACGAAACCTGACATCACCCGCGACCAGCTGTACCGCCGACTCGACGAGCTACCCATCGCCAGCGTCCGGCGATTCCAACGTCGCCTGAAAAAAGCGCGCTCCCAGCACGCACTCAGCCAGATCAGCGCGGACATGGATGCGGAGGCGGGAAAGGTCGCGGACGTCGATAAGCACGTGCCCGCGATCACGTACCCCGAAAATCTCCCCGTCTCCGCGCGGCGCGACGACATCAAAGCACTCATCCGCGACAACCAAGTCGTCGTCATCGCAGGTGAAACCGGCTCCGGCAAAACCACCCAGATCCCCAAAATGCTGCTCGAACTCGGGCGTGGACGCCGCGGGCTCATCGGGCACACACAACCGCGGCGCATCGCCGCGCGCACCGTCGCCGAACGCATCGCCGACGAACTCGGGCAAGACATCGGCGAAACCGTCGGCTACGCCATCCGCTTCGACGACCGCGTCAGCGACACCACCGCCGTCAAACTCATGACAGACGGCATCCTGCTCGCCGAAATGCAGCGCGACCGCTACCTCAACGCCTACGACACGATCATCATCGACGAGGCCCACGAGCGGTCCCTCAACATCGACTTCCTGCTCGGATACTTGAAGCGACTCCTGCCGGCGCGGCCCGACCTCAAAGTCATCATCACATCCGCGACCATCGATCCCGAACGCTTCGCCGCGCACTTTGCCGACGCTTCCGGCGAACCCGCCCCCATCATCGAAGTCTCCGGGCGCACCTACCCGGTGGAAATCCGCTACCGTCCCCTCGAAACGGAAATCGCCGGGAAAAACGGGGAGACCAAAGTCGTCGACATCGACATGCTCGACGGGCTTGTCGACGCCCTGAAAGAACTCATGGCCGAAGGCGACGGCGACATTCTCTGTTTCTTCGCCTCCGAACGCGACATCCGCGACGCCATGGAAGTCATCGAGAAACAGCACTGGCGCGGCGTCGAAGTGACGCCCCTGTTCGGCCGCCTGTCCAACGCCGAGCAGCACCGCGTATTCTCCCCACACTCTGGCCGCCGCATCGTGCTGGCCACCAACATCGCCGAGACCTCCCTGACTGTTCCCGGCATCCACTACGTCGTGGACACCGGGCTGGCGCGCATCTCCCGTTACTCCACCCGCACCAAAGTGCAGCGCCTCCCCATCGAGGAAATCTCCCAAGCCAGCGCCAACCAGCGCTCCGGCCGTTCCGGACGTACCGCCGACGGTATCGCCATCCGCCTCTATTCCGAAGAGAATTTCAACGCCCGACCCGAATTCACCGACCCGGAGATCCTGCGCACCAACCTCGCCAGCGTCATCCTCCAGATGATCAACCTCCGGCTCGGAGACATCGCCGACTTTCCCTTCGTCCAGCCGCCCGACGCCAAAGCAGTGCGGGACGGACTGCTGCTCCTCCACGAACTCGGCGCCATCACCGACAAAGAAGACCACGATGCGCCCGTCCTCACCGGCACGGGGCGCGACATCGCCCGCATCCCCGTCGACCCCCGCATGGCGCGCATGCTCGTCGAGGCAAACCGCCTCGGCGTGCTTCACGACGTCACCGTCATCGTCGCCGCCATGACCATCCAAGACGTCCGCGAGCGACCCCTCGAATACCAAGCGCAGGCGGATCAAGCCCACGCCCGATTCAAGGACAAAACCTCCGACTTCCTCGCGTCGCTCAACCTTTGGGACTACATCAAAGATTCCCGCGACGAGCTGTCCGGCAACGCCTTCCGCAAGCGCATGAAGAAGGAATTCCTCCACTACATGCGCATCCGCGAATGGTTCGACCTCGTGCGCCAACTCCGCGACGCCGAGAAGCAGTTGGGGTGGAAGAATATTTCCTCCGGTCCGGTTGATCCGGGCCAGTCGGCTGCTTCCGTCCCTTCCGCATCTTCCGACCGCGACTCGAACGCCATTCACCAGTCCCTGCTCACCGGCCTGCTGTCCAATATCGGGGCGCGCGACGGCAACTCGAAAGAATTCAAAGGGGCCCGCGGCACCCGCTTCATGATTTTCCCCGGGTCCGCCCTGGCCAAGAAGCCCCCCGAGTTCGTGATGGCCTCCGAGCTCGTCGAAACGTCCCGCCTCTGGGCCCGCGATGTCGCCGCTATCGACCCGTCCTGGGTGGAAAAGGTCGCGCGTGACCTGCTCAAGCACTCCTACTCGGAGCCAGTGTGGTCCCAGAAGCGCGCCGCACCGATGGTGCACCAGAAATCCATGCTCTACGGTGTCACCGTCGTCGCCGACCGCCTCGTGCCCTACCACCGCGTCGACATGGAGGCTGCCCGCGACCTGTTCATCCGCCACGCCCTCATCGAGGGCGAATGGAATGCCCACCACGCCTTCCTCAAACACAACGCCGCGCTTCTCAAGGAAGCGGCAGCCGTGGAGGAAAAGGTCCGCCGCCGCGGCATCGTCGTCGACGAAGACACCCTCTTCGAGTTCTACGACGAACGGATCCCCTCCGACATCGGCACCGGCCGGCACTTCGACGCATGGTGGAAAAAGAAGCGCCAATACGACGCTTCGTTCCTCGACTTCGACCCGGAGGCATTGCTTAACGACGCCTCCGCCGACTCCTCCGAAGCCGCCTTCCCCGACAAATGGCGCCAAGGCTCCATCAACTACAACCTGCAATACAAATTCGAGCCAGGAGATCCGTACGACGGTGTGACGGTGCTCGTTCCTGTGCCTCTGCTCGCAGGGTTGGAAGACATCGACTTCGACTGGCTCGTGCCGGGCCTCCGCGAAGAACTTGTCACCGAGCTGATCCGCTCCCTGCCCAAAGCGTTGCGCAAAACCGTGGTGCCAGCGCCAGAATTCGCAGAACGTGCAATGGGCAAGCTTGTCCCCTTCGAAGCTCCCATCGTTGAACAGCTTGCTGAGGTGCTCCGCTCCTTCGGGGGCCACGGCATCAACGGCATGGACTTCCGGCCGGAGGCCCTCCCGCCCCACCTGACCATGACCTTTGCAGCCGTCGACCGCCGCGGGAAGATCATCGACCACGACAAGGATCTCGCCTCCATGAAGAACCGCCAGGCAGGTCACATCACCTCCTCGGTGGCCAAGGCAACAAAGATGGCCGAATCCGATTCAGTCGCCGACTGGACCATCGATAGTCTCGGCTCGGTTCCCGAGACCGTCACCACCGAGATCGAAGGCAACCACATCGATGCCTTCCCGGCTCTTGAAGCCACCGCTGACGGCGTCCGAGTCAAAGTCTTTCCTACCAAAGCCGCCGCCGACGCGTCCATGATGACCGCGACACTTGCCATGCTCATGCGCAAGATCCCGGTCAACGTCACCCAAATGACGAAGGGGCTTCCACTCCGCCAGCGCGTGGCCGTCGATAAGTACCCCCACGGTGGTGCCGCTGGCCTTGTGGAAGATGCGCGTGTGTCAGCGATTCGCGACTTGATGTTGGCCAACGGCGGCCCCGTCCGCAGCCCCGAAGAATTCGACTCACTGCTGAACACCATCAAGCCCCAGGTACCCGGTGCTGTCCGTCGCGCCGTCGTCGGGATCGCAGGCGGCATCGTCGAATACGTCAACATTGCCGCAGAACTCGACAACTGGGACGGCCCCGCCATCGACGATATCCGGCAGCAAATGAAATTCCTCCTGCCCAACAACGCAGTCACCATTCACGGCATGGAGAACCTCCAACATCTTCCGCGGTACGTGTCCGCGATCCGTTTACGCCTCGACGACATGAAGCTAGATCCCGACCGCGATGCCGACCGCCAAGCAGTCGTTGACGATGTCAAGGCTTACCGTGATGCGAAACTTCAGCGTTTGCCTGCGCAACGAGCGAAATCCCGTGCCGTGAAGGACATCAATTGGCGAATTCAGGAATTAAGGGTGAGCCTTTTCGCGCAGCGCCTCGGTACTTCAAAGCCAGTCAGCCCCCGCCGGATTGAGAAGATGATCGACAAGCTGTAGAACGCCGTGCATGGGAAAGCCCAATATCGTGCGCCGAATGCCCGCGCGAAGGAACTCGATCGCTCTAAAGCTCAATCGGTATAGAGTTCAATCGACATAACGAGAGCGAACAGGTCGGGAGAAACTCGAGAACGATCCATCGCGGGCTACACATCAGCCCCAGCGGCCGCAACCCGAGCCCCAGCGCACGCGTGTCAAACCGCCAAATCTAACGCACTTCCTGGATACCTTTCCAGTGTGCGTGAACGGGGCTAGAGACTCTCCATTCCGCGGTCCTTCCGGCGCATGAGACGGATCTCGGATTCGAAGTCATCGGCGCTTTCAAACGATTTATACACTGACGCGAAGCGCAGATACGCGACTTCGTCGAGTGCCCGGAGAGGCTCCAGAATCGCCAGTCCGATTTCATTGGACGGGATTTGCGAGCTTCCGTGGCTGCGGACGATCTCTTCGACTTCTTGAGCGAGACGCTTCAGTGCATCGTCGGAAACATCGCGACCTTGGCATGCTCGGCGCACACCCACTATCAGCTTGTCGCGATCGAACGGTTCGCTGACACCGTTACGCTTCACAACCGTCAGTACGGCCTTTTCCATCGTGGTGAAGCGTCCCCCGCATTCCGTGCATTCGCGGCGGCGCCGGATGGCCGCCCCTCCGTCGACGAGACGAGAGTCGGACACACGGGAGCTGTCATTCTGACAAAAAGGGCAGTGCACGAAGAAAGATCCTACCCCGTTTGACTGACCGCTATATACGGTCAGCCCACCCCCAACCGTTCTCAGCACGGACCCCGGGTCCAAGCCCCGCCCCCGGGATCGGCTTCTACCGGATGACGGCTGCCATGTGCTGACTCGTCTCATCCGGGACGAATCCGGCATCCCCGCCGGCAAACGCACCGCCAAATGCAGATCCGACGATGAGCGCAATACCGAACAACGCCCCCATGATTGTGGCTCCGGCTTTCTCGTGGCGGCTTTCGACTCGTTCGTCTTCCTCCCGGAGATTTCCTACACGGCTCGGAACGACTGGTCCATATTTTCGATTCTCCGTGTCCAAGGTTCGAACACGCGATACATGCGCTCCATGTTCGCCGCCACGTTCAAGATCCCACACATCCGCGGGCGCGACGCGAAGAGTGCGGGTGGAGGAGTTAGCTTCAACAGTGTTGGGACGCGCAATTGAGATGGTCATTTGTCTTTCCTTTCCTTTGTTTGACTGCGATCTTATGAACCCTTCGAACCACACCCCACCAACCGTTCGAGCGCACGTTCGATAGATCCTATGTTCGATTTATAACAAGGGCCAGATTGTTTGTCCAACGATCGACGCTAAATTTCGAACAAGTTTGCTTACTCGTGGTAGACAAGAGACGAGGGAACCGAACGCAGGACAGCGTCGTCGAATTGTGCGAGGGGTTTCACCCCAGCCCGACGGACGATCTTCATCGAGAAGAAAGAGGACGCGGCCGATGCCGAAACGAGAAGACAACAAACCGGATTTGAAATCGTTAACTGTGCGCCAAAGGCGCATCCTCGAAGTGATTCAGGATGCTGTGGTCCTGCGCGGTTATCCACCAAGCATTCGTGAGATTGGGGATGCCGCAGGCCTGCAGTCCACGTCATCGGTTGCGTACCAGCTGAAGGAGCTCGAGAAGAAAGGGTTCCTCCGTCGGGACCCGAACAAGCCGCGCGCGGTAGATCTTCGCCACTTGCCGGAACCGGCAGGCCGCAAGAGGAAGAAAGCCGAGCCAACACCGGAGGAAGCCGCGGCACCGCGCTACATTCCCGTTGTCGGTCAGATTGCCGCGGGGAATCCGATTTTGGCGGAGGAGAACGTCTCCGATTACTTCCCGCTGCCCGAAGAACTTGTCGGCGACGGCGAGCTGTACCTGCTCCAAGTTGTCGGGGAATCAATGCGGGACGCGGGCATCCTCGACGGAGATTGGGTTGCGGTACGCACTCAGCCCGTCGCGGAGGAAGGGCAGTTCGTTGCAGCGCTTATCGACGGAGAGGCGACCGTCAAGGAGTTCCACAAAGACTCCACTGGCGTATGGCTACTGCCGCACAATGAGGCTTTCGCCCCCATTAAGGGCGATGACGCGGAAATCATGGGCTTGGTTATTTCCGTCTTCCGTAAGCTCTAGTCTCCCCGTCCGGGGGTGAAACGGACACACTCAAATTCTTTCAGACGCGTTTCGCCCGTCCGCGGGGGAATAATGGTCTCCGGAGCGTGACCGCCTCGCACGTGTCTTTTCGAGGCCCCGGAAGGAAGTGCCAATGTACGCCGAAGAACGGCGCCGCCAGATCGCATCCCTCACCGCTGTTGAAGGGCGCGTCAACGTCACGGAGCTTTCTGAGAAATTCGGCGTCACGGCTGAGACTATCCGCCGCGATCTCGCAGTCCTGGACCGCGAAGGCATCGTGCAGCGAGTACATGGCGGCGCTGTGTCGAACCGGTCATATTTGACCACCGAGCTTCCCCTCGACACCCGCTTGCGCTCAGCTACCTCAGCGAAGATGGCGATCGCAAAAGCTGCCCTCCGGTTCCTCCCCGACAAAGGTGGATCAGTCTTCCTCGATTCAGGCACAACGATCAATGTTCTTGCTGGCCTGATCAAGGACACCCCGGGGTCGTCGACGTTATCGTTCGTGACCAACTCCCTGCCTATCGCCGTAGATCTGTCAAGCGCTGGAGACCTCAACGTCCAGCTCCTCGGAGGCACGGTGCGCGCGATCACTCAAGCAGTCGTCGGCGACACAGCATTGCGCACGCTTGCGCTTTTGCGTGCCGACGTCGCGTTCATCGGCACCAACGCCCTCACCGTCGATCATGGTTTGTCTACCGCTGACGCGCAGGAGGCCGCGGTGAAATCGGCAATGGTGACAAATGCGGGCAAGATCGTGGTGCTTTGCGATTCCTCCAAGCTCGGCAGCGATTATCTGGTCAGTTTCGCTGCTTTGGACAGCGTCGACGTAGTCGTCACAGACACTGATGCACCTCCTTCATTCGTTGAGGAGCTCACCGAACTTGGTGTGGATGTCGTCCAGGCTGAATAGCACCTCCGCCCCTTTTCTCACCCGACTTCCCCGAATCGCATTTCGCGATTCGCGTCTGTGAAATCGAAGTAGGGGTTCGTTTTTCCTTCCTGTTCGGAAGCCGATCCTCGGCCGCACGGCCCGCCTTTTCTCCGTTCATGTAGCCATGCGGCTCGCCCCCCGTTTCTCTGGTAGCCATGCGGCTCGCGCCCCGTGCTCTCATAGCCTTGCGGCTCACCCCCCGTTTTTCTCGTAGCCTCGCGGCTCGCCTCCCCCGTCGTTCTCGATACCGTGCGCCCCGCATCCTTCCGACCCGCATTCCGACCCGCATTTGTTCCCGGCTATCTCAGCACCGCTTCTGTAAATCCGCGCCCACGCACCTCCTTGGTCGCTTCCATCCCCCACGACCCCCACTTATTCACCCCATTCTTGAGCAATCCCACAAAAACGGGCATAATCGGACATTAAGGAGTCATTCCCCGCACATGAAGGAGACCCTACCCCGTTCCGAATCGCTCCTCGACGGAGGGGAGCTGAAAGGGTTTTGTCCCGTGATCATCACGTTCACCGCTAATCCCAGTATCGACGCAACGATGAGCATCGACGCGCTCGAGGCTGGAGGTGTCCTTCGAGTTTCTGAGAGTCGCCGCGAAGCAGGCGGCAAAGGCATCAACGTATCCAACGCCGTTTTGAAAGCGGGTCACTCCACTATCGCAATCGCACCCGTAGGCGATAGCGATCCGTTCATCACATTGGTTGCCGCAGATGGAATCCCGCTTCATTCCGTCCCCGTCCCCGACCCCGTCCGCACAAACACTACCGTCACCGAAACCGACGGCCGCACGACGAAGTTCAATGAGTCGGGTGCGCGGCTGAACGAAACGTCGGTAAGGGGACTTGAAGCCGAACTCGTCGAGACTGCACGTGCAACGGGCGCTCGAGCCGCCGTGCTCGCCGGGTCTCTCCCTCCCGGTGCTCCGGCGGATTGGTACGCGACCTTGGTGCGCGCACTCCGTGAAGTCGGCAACGATCTGCTCATCGCTGTCGACACCTCCGACGAACCGCTCAAACAGCTGGGCAGGCAGTTGGAAGGGGGCGCACCGGACGTCGTTAAGCCGAATGCTTTCGAACTCGGTCAACTCGCTGGCCTCGACGGTGTCGAACTCGAGCGGCAAGCTGACCGCGGCAACCTCGACACCGTGGTCGCCGCCGGGCGGGAATTGGTCGACAAGGGCATCGGCGAAGTCCTCGTCACCCTCGGCGGCGCAGGCGCCTGCCTCGTCACCGCCGACGGGGCATGGCACGCCTCCACCCCACCTGCCAAAGTCAGCTCGACCGTCGGCGCAGGCGCCTGCCTCGTCACCGCCGACAGGGCATGGCACGCCTCCACCCCACCTGCCAAAGTCAGCTCGACCGTCGGCGCAGGCGACAGCTCCCTCGCCGGGTATATGCTCGCGCGACTCGACGGCCAGGACTTCCCCAACGCCCTCCGCAATGCCGTCGCCTACGGCACCGCCGCGGCAGCAAAACCCGGGACGGGAATCCCATCACCCGACGACATTGATCTCGCCCGCACCACCGTGCGGGAACTCTAACTGAAGGAAATACCGTGTCATCATCCACCATCACACCGGACCTCGTTCTTCGGTAGCACACCGGCCGAGGTCATCGGCAACCTCGCGGCGCTCGTCGCCGACGCGGGGCGCACATCCGACCCCAGCACGCTTGCCGACGCCGCCTCCGCCCGCGAAGAAAAAGCCGGCACCGGCGTCAACGGCCAAGTGGCCATCCCCCACTGCCGCACCTCCGCGGTCAGTGAGCCGACCTTGGCATTCGCCCGCCTGTCGCGGCCGGTCGATTTCGCCGGTCCCGACGGCGACGCGCAGCTCGTGTTCCTCATCGCCGCACCCGAGGGCGGGGGCAAGGAGCACCTGAAGATCCTTTCGAAGCTCGCCCGCGCACTCGTCCGCGGCGATTTCCTGGACAAGCTGCGCAACGCGGCCAAGCCGGAAGAGGTCGTTGCCGCTGTCGACGAGGTGATGAACACCGAGCCGAAGAATAAGAAGGCGGCCAGCGCAGACAACGCCGGAGCGGGCTCCACGGTCGCTGCCAGCGCGCCGACGGAGACCGCCCTGACCGCGAAGAAACGCATCGTCGCCGTCACCTCGTGCGCGACCGGCATTGCCCACACGTACATGGCGGCCGACGCACTCGAGCAAGCGGCAAGCACGCGTGACGACGTCGAGTTGTGCATCGAGCCCCAAGGCTCCTCCGGCGGCGACCGCGTCGACCCGGAGTTCATCGCGTCGGCCGACGCGGTGATCTTCGCCCACGACGTCGCAGTCCGGGACCGCGAGCGCTTAGCCGGTAAACCGGTCGTCGATAGTCCCGTCAAACGCGGAATCAACGAACCGAACGCGATGATCGACGAGGCGATCGCCGCGGCGGACAACCCCAACGCCCGCCGCGTTCCGGGCGGGGCGGCCGCGGAATCCTCCGGTGAGGCCAAAGGCGACGTGGGCTGGCCCAAGCGCATCCAGCAAGCCATCATGACGGGTGTTTCGTACATGGTCCCGTTCGTTGCTGCCGGCGGCCTGCTTCTGGCGCTCGGCTTCCTCGTCGGCGGGTACGACGTTGATAGCGGGTGGCAGACGATCCCGCTCGAGTTCTCTCCCGCAAACTTGCCGGGCAACGACGTGCTTATCGACGGCGAAATGGTCAGCTTCGACCGCTCCGGCTGGGCCCTGTACATGGGCGCGGTTCTCTTCGCCATAGGGCAGTTGGCGATGCAGTTCGTGGTGGCCGCGCTCTCCGGCTATATCGGCTACGGCATTGCCGGCCGCCCCGGCATCGCTCCGGGCTTCGTCGGCGGTGCCATCTCCGTGATGGTCGGCGCCGGCTTCATCGGCGGCTTGGTGACGGGTCTGCTCGCCGGATTCATTGCGTACTGGATCGGATCGTGGAAGGTGCCGCGCTGGCTCGGTTCCCTGATGCCGGTGGTCATTATCCCGCTCTTGACGTCGCTGCTCGTGGGCCTGCTTATGTTCCTGCTTCTCGGCCGCCCGCTGGGTGCCATTATGACGGGGCTGCAAAGCTGGCTTGAGTCGATGAGCGGTTCTTCGGCCATTCTGCTGGGTGTGATCATTGGCCTGATGATGTGCTTCGACCTCGGTGGCCCGGTGAATAAGGCGGCGTACCTCTTCGGTACCGCTGGTCTGTCCGCCGGAACGGACGCAGCCTACGAGATCATGGCTGCCGTCATGATTTCGGGCATGGTCCCGCCGATCGCTCTGTCCATTGCCACGTTCCTCCGCGCCACGCTGTTCACCCCTGCTGAACAGGAGAACGGTAAATCTGCGTGGCTACTGGGCCTGTCCTTCGTCTCCGAGGGCGCGATCCCGTTCGCCGCAGCCGACCCGTTCCGCGTCATCCCGTCGATGATGCTCGGCGGTGCTGCAGCTGGCGCAACGTCGATGGCTCTGGGCGTCGGCGCGAAGGCGCCGCACGGCGGCATCTTCGTCATTTTCGCCTACGAGCCGTGGTGGGGCATGTTCGTTGCTCTCGCAGTCGGCGTAGCCGTCGCCGCGATCGCTGTGATCGCCGCAAAGCAGATCTGGCCCAACAAGACGATCGAGGAAGCAGCTCAGAAGAGTTCAGGCGCTGCCGCGGACGCGCAGCTGGCTGCCGCTGGTGCCTCGGCCACCACGGCACCTGCCGCAACGACCACCACCCCGGCCGCAACGGGCACGACCGCCTAACACAAAAAGATCTCTACGATGGAGCATGTACAGCGCCCATCGAAAAGCCAATCAGAAAGGACATTTCACATGGCTTCCAAGACAGCCAAGGTCGGCTCCACCGTCGGCCTGCACGCCCGCCCCGCAACTGTGATCGCGGAGGCAGCCAGCGAATACGACGAGGACATCATTCTCACCCTCGTTGGCGGCGACGAGGACGACGAAACCGATGCCGCGTCCTCCCTCATGATCATGGCCATGGGTGCCGAGCACGGCGACGAAGTCACCGTCACCTCCGACGATGAGGAGGCAGTGGAGAAAATCGCGGCGCTCATCGAGTCCAACCTCGACGACGAGTAAGTCTTTGCGGACGCTCATCGCCGACCCCGCGCTCCAGCCTCTACGGGCTGGGGCGTTTTTCATTCCCGTGGGGCGTTTACGGTGGCGCGTTTTCCGGAGCGTCCGTTCGATCAATCCCGAACAGACTGTGCACCGCCCCGAACCGGTGGTACTTGTTGGGCACCGCGTAACCGCGGGGTGAGTTCCAGACCGGTGTCCCGTTAATTCTTTCGATGCGTCCGCGTTTGACGCGGCGCGGATCGTCGTCGTTGACCCTGTTGTGGTACCGGCACAGCGGCGCCAGGTTGTTCCAGTTGGTCTCTCCCCCGTGCCGCCATGCGGTGATGTGGTGGATTTCGCAGCAATCTGCGCCGTGGCGGCATCCGGGAACTGGGCACACCGGCGCGGCGACCCGTGCGAGGTCGCGCTGTTTCTTGTTCGCGAGTCTCTCGCCGCGGTAGAGATTCACGGGCCCTTCCTGAGGATGCACCGCGGCGATTTCCAGATCGGCACCGGCGCATTGCTGCAGAAATTCGGCGCCGGTCATGGTGGTGGCGTCGGTAAGTCCGAGAATGATGTCGTCGCCCTCGCCGCGCAGGATCCGCGTCCAAGCGGGCAGCGGCACGAGGACCATGGGCCGGGGAACGGCGGCCGGAACCCCTGCCCCGTCGCGACGCATGAGCCGCACGAAGTTGTCGAGCATTTGCGGCGCCACCGGTCGCGCCGGGTCGACACCCCGCAATAGTGCGTGTTCGAGGTCTGCGATGTCGCGTTCCTCACCCGTGACGGACATGGTGCGCATGCCCTGCCGCGACTTG encodes:
- the lexA gene encoding transcriptional repressor LexA; protein product: MPKREDNKPDLKSLTVRQRRILEVIQDAVVLRGYPPSIREIGDAAGLQSTSSVAYQLKELEKKGFLRRDPNKPRAVDLRHLPEPAGRKRKKAEPTPEEAAAPRYIPVVGQIAAGNPILAEENVSDYFPLPEELVGDGELYLLQVVGESMRDAGILDGDWVAVRTQPVAEEGQFVAALIDGEATVKEFHKDSTGVWLLPHNEAFAPIKGDDAEIMGLVISVFRKL
- the hrpA gene encoding ATP-dependent RNA helicase HrpA is translated as MTKPDITRDQLYRRLDELPIASVRRFQRRLKKARSQHALSQISADMDAEAGKVADVDKHVPAITYPENLPVSARRDDIKALIRDNQVVVIAGETGSGKTTQIPKMLLELGRGRRGLIGHTQPRRIAARTVAERIADELGQDIGETVGYAIRFDDRVSDTTAVKLMTDGILLAEMQRDRYLNAYDTIIIDEAHERSLNIDFLLGYLKRLLPARPDLKVIITSATIDPERFAAHFADASGEPAPIIEVSGRTYPVEIRYRPLETEIAGKNGETKVVDIDMLDGLVDALKELMAEGDGDILCFFASERDIRDAMEVIEKQHWRGVEVTPLFGRLSNAEQHRVFSPHSGRRIVLATNIAETSLTVPGIHYVVDTGLARISRYSTRTKVQRLPIEEISQASANQRSGRSGRTADGIAIRLYSEENFNARPEFTDPEILRTNLASVILQMINLRLGDIADFPFVQPPDAKAVRDGLLLLHELGAITDKEDHDAPVLTGTGRDIARIPVDPRMARMLVEANRLGVLHDVTVIVAAMTIQDVRERPLEYQAQADQAHARFKDKTSDFLASLNLWDYIKDSRDELSGNAFRKRMKKEFLHYMRIREWFDLVRQLRDAEKQLGWKNISSGPVDPGQSAASVPSASSDRDSNAIHQSLLTGLLSNIGARDGNSKEFKGARGTRFMIFPGSALAKKPPEFVMASELVETSRLWARDVAAIDPSWVEKVARDLLKHSYSEPVWSQKRAAPMVHQKSMLYGVTVVADRLVPYHRVDMEAARDLFIRHALIEGEWNAHHAFLKHNAALLKEAAAVEEKVRRRGIVVDEDTLFEFYDERIPSDIGTGRHFDAWWKKKRQYDASFLDFDPEALLNDASADSSEAAFPDKWRQGSINYNLQYKFEPGDPYDGVTVLVPVPLLAGLEDIDFDWLVPGLREELVTELIRSLPKALRKTVVPAPEFAERAMGKLVPFEAPIVEQLAEVLRSFGGHGINGMDFRPEALPPHLTMTFAAVDRRGKIIDHDKDLASMKNRQAGHITSSVAKATKMAESDSVADWTIDSLGSVPETVTTEIEGNHIDAFPALEATADGVRVKVFPTKAAADASMMTATLAMLMRKIPVNVTQMTKGLPLRQRVAVDKYPHGGAAGLVEDARVSAIRDLMLANGGPVRSPEEFDSLLNTIKPQVPGAVRRAVVGIAGGIVEYVNIAAELDNWDGPAIDDIRQQMKFLLPNNAVTIHGMENLQHLPRYVSAIRLRLDDMKLDPDRDADRQAVVDDVKAYRDAKLQRLPAQRAKSRAVKDINWRIQELRVSLFAQRLGTSKPVSPRRIEKMIDKL
- the nrdR gene encoding transcriptional regulator NrdR; the protein is MHCPFCQNDSSRVSDSRLVDGGAAIRRRRECTECGGRFTTMEKAVLTVVKRNGVSEPFDRDKLIVGVRRACQGRDVSDDALKRLAQEVEEIVRSHGSSQIPSNEIGLAILEPLRALDEVAYLRFASVYKSFESADDFESEIRLMRRKDRGMESL
- a CDS encoding hydrogen peroxide-inducible genes activator, which translates into the protein MNNKEYRPTLAQIRTFVTIAEHRHFGTAANQLQISQPSLSQALVALETGLGIQLIERSTRKVIVTPVGERLLPYAQATLEAAESFVQHSRGAQGVLTGQLTLGIIPTIAPYLLPELLSIAQDRYPGLEPKFVEETTPALMEQLRSGQLDAALIAFPTGATGLTEIPLYTEDFAIAVADNHPLAGRDDVTLSELDQLNMLLMDDGHCLRDQIMDLCRTANLDMAGMADSVTRASSLTTIIQLVSAGYGATLLPVSAVPVECARPNVSVARFAPNVTASRNVGLVHRSSSTRSDDFVALGKLIADAFQATVDKRA